A portion of the Shewanella sp. SNU WT4 genome contains these proteins:
- a CDS encoding OsmC family protein gives MSQHSAKVSWQRSDGEAFTDNQYSRAHTWDFDGGASILASASPQVVPLPLSVAANVDPEEAFIAALSSCHMLVFLSIAAKQRYLVDSYTDHAVGTLGKNSKGKTSVTQVVLRPLVKFGGAKQPSLTQLEKMHHVAHDNCFIANSVETQVVTEIIR, from the coding sequence ATGTCACAACATTCAGCCAAGGTCAGTTGGCAGCGCAGCGATGGCGAAGCTTTTACAGATAATCAGTACAGTCGCGCTCACACTTGGGATTTTGATGGTGGCGCCAGCATATTAGCCTCAGCATCACCCCAGGTTGTTCCTTTACCGTTATCTGTTGCCGCGAATGTTGATCCAGAAGAAGCATTTATTGCGGCATTATCAAGTTGCCATATGCTGGTGTTTTTATCGATTGCCGCCAAGCAAAGATACCTTGTTGATAGTTACACCGACCATGCCGTTGGCACTTTAGGTAAAAACAGCAAAGGTAAAACTTCAGTGACTCAGGTAGTGCTAAGGCCTCTCGTCAAATTTGGTGGTGCTAAGCAACCAAGCTTAACGCAGCTTGAAAAAATGCATCATGTGGCGCATGACAATTGTTTTATTGCTAACTCAGTTGAAACCCAAGTAGTAACAGAAATTATCCGCTGA
- a CDS encoding DNA-binding domain-containing protein, whose amino-acid sequence MSASLRELQHSFMDYLNTGDAATLQSHIVEQGKITAETRMAIYRNAYQLRLIETIETDHEILGLYLGDDLFDDMARLYIQQHPSSVPSLRDFCDDLPRFLTQQPPFAEHPILTDIAAFERRLLNTFDARDALRLSFSDLQQLPAELWPTCQLRFHPSMQIFQCQSNAVEAWQSIKAEQAPTAPDYSASRYWLLWRGDSRLTEFMSLLPFQYQLLMGFIQGLNFAQQCELMMQFFDAEHAAQQVLIALQAWFDMGLIIGLNDQ is encoded by the coding sequence ATGAGTGCATCATTACGCGAGTTGCAACATAGCTTTATGGATTATTTAAATACAGGTGACGCCGCAACATTGCAAAGCCACATAGTGGAGCAAGGCAAGATTACGGCAGAGACCAGAATGGCTATTTATCGTAATGCCTACCAGCTACGCTTAATCGAAACCATAGAAACAGATCATGAAATACTTGGCCTCTATTTAGGCGATGACTTATTTGATGACATGGCGCGCCTTTACATCCAGCAGCACCCATCAAGCGTGCCGTCATTGCGCGATTTTTGCGATGATTTACCACGCTTTTTAACTCAACAGCCGCCTTTTGCTGAGCATCCTATTTTAACGGATATCGCCGCCTTTGAGCGCCGTTTACTTAATACATTTGATGCGCGAGATGCGCTAAGACTAAGCTTTAGTGATTTACAGCAATTACCCGCGGAGCTCTGGCCCACATGCCAATTGCGGTTTCATCCCAGTATGCAAATTTTCCAATGCCAAAGTAATGCCGTGGAAGCTTGGCAAAGTATCAAAGCCGAGCAAGCACCAACGGCACCCGACTATAGCGCTAGTCGCTATTGGTTACTGTGGCGCGGCGACTCGCGCTTAACCGAATTTATGTCCCTGCTCCCTTTCCAATACCAATTACTGATGGGGTTTATCCAAGGGCTTAATTTCGCGCAGCAGTGTGAATTGATGATGCAGTTTTTCGATGCCGAGCACGCGGCGCAGCAAGTATTAATCGCCTTACAAGCCTGGTTTGACATGGGGCTTATCATAGGGTTGAACGACCAATAA